The sequence AGATCGCCACCCACAGCTTGAGGTGCCCTTCACCCATGCGCCACAGCGAACCGGATGCGCAGCCGCCGGCAAAGATCATGCCGATGCCGAAGATCAGCCCGCCAAGCAGCGAACCGATCCAGAAGGCCGGCGGAATGGCGACATAGGGGTCGATGATCTTTTTCTGGAACAGCAGCGAGGAAATCAGCAGGCCGACGGTCAGGGCCAGGATGATGGCCTTGGTCATGTCGCCCTCGGCGGTCATGAAGGGTTCGCGGAAAGCGCGCGCAAAGCACAGGCGTGAACGGTGCATGATGAAGCCGATGGCGAATCCGGCCAGCACGATCACGGCGCGGGCGGCCCACTTCTCATTGCCGGAGCCATACCACTGGGTTGCCCAGAACAGGACGCCCATGACCACGGCAAGCCCGAGCAGGGGGTAGATACGCAGCACGCCTTGGGGAACCTGGAGGGCGGGAGGCGCCACCATGCCCCACTCGATGTTCTCCAGCGTCCATAGCAGCAGCTTGAGGCCGATCACGGCTCCCGCCAGCAGCCCCGCCCACATGGCCCAGCCCGCCGGGGAGGCGTGCAGCACCGGGTTGAAGAAGCCGCCGGTGGTGCAGCCGCCGGCCAGCGCCGC comes from Sulfuricella sp. and encodes:
- a CDS encoding YeeE/YedE thiosulfate transporter family protein, which codes for MSTENGSSWLAGFKADYENIFVEEWSPYLGSILLVMVIIGLMINGLFWGVFGGVKFWGDWFNNLIGLGPLLGIPQELDSFLMHRMSLMNIMLLLGSFCAALLSRQFLPRRPPKLEYVWAAMGGCLMGTGAALAGGCTTGGFFNPVLHASPAGWAMWAGLLAGAVIGLKLLLWTLENIEWGMVAPPALQVPQGVLRIYPLLGLAVVMGVLFWATQWYGSGNEKWAARAVIVLAGFAIGFIMHRSRLCFARAFREPFMTAEGDMTKAIILALTVGLLISSLLFQKKIIDPYVAIPPAFWIGSLLGGLIFGIGMIFAGGCASGSLWRMGEGHLKLWVAIFFFSWAGSVASALLKKFKLTSIDEDNVEMFEKTAVGFQAYLPDMVGGWGWTLLISGTILLVWYLLVRYNESTEKFTVL